A genomic window from Triplophysa dalaica isolate WHDGS20190420 chromosome 24, ASM1584641v1, whole genome shotgun sequence includes:
- the gpr37a gene encoding prosaposin receptor GPR37 — protein MKMQLLCVFCLVVFTRNVIPNSTDVNSDVDYLTSESRQVGTDSLKSSQTVSFLRQVHDQRDFKVSHRRQRRESVNKTRNEQDRTRVIQSEDKLQSFPKPAAQVQPTNFPDDPTTFPEWDISPGEDFEEPYTPLGPFDPRSRTPGVKNPFYPVTGDSYGAYAVVGISVIIFTVGIIGNIAIMCIVCHNYYMRSISNSLLANLALWDFVNLFFCLPLVIFHELTKDWLLGEFSCKIIPYIEVASVGVTTFTLCALCIDRFRAASNVQMYYEMIENCTSTTAKLTVIWLGALLLALPELLIRQLVREEREPPEVTPCEHCVVRISTSLPDTLYVLGLTYNSARLWWYFGCYFCLPTVFTIIGSVASARKISKAERASVRGNRKQIQLESQMNCTVVALAIVYGFCVIPENISNIVSVYMATSVPRRTLDILHLVSQVMLFCKSAVTPVLLLVLCRPFGKAFLDCCCCCLEECGPKKSSDATSDENEQDGTTELELSPYSTVHREPSTLATVGTHC, from the exons ATGAAAATGCAACTGTTGTGCGTGTTTTGTTTGGTGGTTTTCACACGTAACGTTATTCCTAACAGCACCGACGTCAATTCAGACGTCGATTATTTAACTTCAGAATCACGTCAAGTCGGGACTGACAGCCTCAAATCAAGTCAAACCGTGTCGTTTCTGAGACAAGTACACGACCAAAGAGACTTTAAAGTGAGCCATCGCCGACAGAGAAGAGAGTCGGTAAACAAGACGAGAAACGAACAAGACCGGACTCGAGTTATTCAGTCGGAGGATAAACTTCAGTCATTCCCGAAGCCTGCAGCGCAGGTGCAACCCACAAACTTCCCAGATGATCCCACAACATTCCCCGAGTGGGACATCTCACCTGGGGAAGACTTCGAGGAACCGTATACCCCCTTGGGTCCCTTTGACCCCCGCTCGAGGACCCCAGGTGTGAAGAACCCCTTTTACCCCGTGACAGGCGACTCGTATGGCGCATATGCCGTCGTGGGTATATCCGTCATCATCTTCACCGTGGGAATTATCGGGAATATTGCGATCATGTGTATAGTTTGTCACAATTACTACATGAGGAGCATCTCAAACTCACTGCTGGCCAATCTGGCCCTGTGGGATTTTGTCAACCTGTTTTTCTGCCTGCCACTGGTGATATTCCACGAGCTCACTAAGGATTGGCTGCTCGGGgagttttcctgtaaaattattCCTTATATTGAG GTGGCTTCTGTTGGAGTGACAACATTTACGTTGTGCGCGTTGTGCATTGACCGTTTTCGTGCTGCGAGCAACGTCCAGATGTACTACGAGATGATCGAGAACTGCACTTCCACTACGGCCAAACTGACTGTGATCTGGCTCGGCGCTCTGCTCCTGGCCTTGCCCGAGCTCCTCATCCGTCAGCTGGTTAGAGAAGAACGTGAGCCTCCAGAGGTGACGCCATGCGAGCACTGCGTGGTCCGGATCTCCACGTCCCTCCCGGACACTCTTTACGTGCTAGGCCTCACCTACAACAGCGCCCGCCTCTGGTGGTACTTCGGCTGCTACTTCTGCCTGCCCACCGTCTTCACCATCATCGGCTCGGTGGCGAGCGCTCGCAAGATCTCCAAAGCCGAGCGTGCCAGCGTCCGTGGCAACCGCAAGCAGATCCAGTTGGAGAGCCAGATGAATTGTACGGTGGTGGCTTTGGCCATCGTGTACGGTTTCTGCGTTATTCCGGAGAACATCAGCAACATTGTTTCGGTGTACATGGCCACGAGCGTGCCGCGTCGCACACTGGACATCCTGCATCTGGTGAGTCAGGTGATGCTCTTCTGCAAATCTGCGGTTACGCCAGTGCTGCTTTTGGTGCTTTGTAGGCCTTTCGGTAAAGCGTTTTTGgactgctgctgttgttgtttggAGGAATGCGGGCCGAAGAAGTCCTC
- the pot1 gene encoding LOW QUALITY PROTEIN: protection of telomeres protein 1 (The sequence of the model RefSeq protein was modified relative to this genomic sequence to represent the inferred CDS: inserted 1 base in 1 codon), translating to MEGDDASGLVCPSAAPSRAPPAVISEAKYTYTPLNALKHLTVVNVYGVVTFFKPPFPSKGSDYSSMIKITDQSDTKVCCNIFAKNLEDHPVILKVGDIIRLHRFKTERYKDSMTLITSRGWSAVTFDGIIDSPVVPRSTSKSFHFVESEKRRVQELRQWAADQSVFSNDLTVPLSVVKPCMYFNLTCQLLAKAVMDSRCVLLKVWDGTKCQHSLLNVAVPPDSVEGESTVAKDRMNLTANVLVYDNHIDVARSLKPGMFLRIFNLHALXAKSPDEQSNQTEQLAFHLHGGTMYGRGLRIIPQDSQELPPLKRQLENHVDLEDDDEVNDDTLLEMWYTPPESVVMRNDEEPDGEADEDTSFTVRTCQHTLQRVTLAQVKHSTTPLVCHVRAQVQTYHPQQLYQCLKLFCSKCKLMREVPDDNTIAELFCESARSFQPCHEPWAALSSASLSKQGRNIAMHISIDMVGNNTQSQLIFVQGMTLNEVCMLSRDHKNLVPVRSDNGRMNLIDLTAPFLFCKDKRYYGCKECSLNTLENPVFTGVETWDEHTVAEALGVQLMEYRLLMEFKLEDHTEALEALLWERNAERFFSVSAVDASAKQDVQERIQTIMDTLQPQGSNIEERPFLDLCLSVYTVKDNGRNRVCYQITDTKVKEVN from the exons ATGGAAGGTGATGATGCCAGTGGTTTA gttTGTCCCTCGGCCGCCCCCTCCCGGGCCCCCCCTGCTGTCATATCTGAG GCCAAATACACGTATACTCCATTAAACGCACTGAAGCACTTGACGGTGGTGAACGTGTACGGTGTGGTGACCTTCTTTAAACCGCCTTTCCCTTCTAAGGGCTCAG ATTACTCTTCCATGATAAAGATCACGGACCAATCTGATACCAAAGTATGCTGCAATATCTTCGCTAAAAACCTGGAGGATCATCCAGTCATCCTCAAAGTCGGAGACATTATCAGGCTCCACAGATTTAAG ACAGAGCGGTACAAAGACTCCATGACGCTAATAACCTCCCGTGGTTGGTCCGCCGTGACATTCGATGGAATTATCGACAGCCCTGTGGTGCCTCGTTCCACCAGCAAATCCTTTCACTTTGTAGAATCGGAAAAACGTAGAGTGCAGGAGCTTCGCCAGTGGGCGGCCGACCAGTCCGTGTTCTCCAATGATCTCACTGTCCCTCTCTCTGTGGTAAAGCCGTGTATGTACTTCAATCTGACCTGCCAGCTGCTGGCAAAGGCAGTCATGGATAGCCGTTGCGTCCTGCTGAAG GTGTGGGACGGGACCAAGTGTCAACATTCGCTGTTAAATGTTGCTGTCCCACCCGACTCTGTAGAGGGAGAATCCACCGTCGCCAAAGACAGGATGAACCTGACAGCAAATGTTCTGGTGTACGATAACCACATTGATGTAGCTCGAAGCCTGAAG CCTGGGATGTTCCTGCGCATCTTCAACCTTCATGCAT TCGCAAAGAGCCCAGATGAGCAGTCAAACCAAACAGAGCAACTGGCTTTTCACCTTCATGGGGGCACGATGTATGGACGAGGTCTGAGAATCATTCCTCAAGATTCCCAAGAGCTTCCGCCTTTAAAGAG ACAGTTAGAGAATCATGTTGACCTGGAGGACGATGATGAAGTGAATGACGACACTCTTTTGGAGATGTGGTACACTCCACCGGAGTCTGTAG tcATGCGAAATGATGAAGAACCAG atGGAGAGGCGGATGAGGATACTTCTTTTACAG TGCGAACATGCCAGCACACATTGCAGCGTGTCACGCTGGCACAGGTGAAGCACTCAACAACCCCCCTGGTGTGTCACGTCCGTGCACAGGTGCAGACGTACCATCCCCAACAGCTGTACCAGTGCCTGAAGCTCTTCTGCTCCAAATGTAAACTAAT GAGGGAGGTCCCAGACGACAACACAATTGCTGAACTCTTCTGTGAATCTGCAAGAAGCTTCCAGCCTTGTCACGAGCCCTGGGCCGCCCTGTCCTCTGCGAGTTTATCAAAACAAGGCAGAAACATCGCAATGCACATATCTATTGACATGGTGGGGAACAACACTCAGAGCCAGCTCATCTTTGTCCAGG GGATGACCCTGAATGAGGTTTGCATGCTTTCACGAGATCACAAAAACCTGGTTCCTGTGAGATCAGACAATGGCAGGATGAATCTGATAGACCTCACCGCTCCCTTTCTCTTCTGCAAAGATAAAAGATATTACGG GTGTAAAGAGTGCTCTTTAAACACTTTGGAGAACCCTGTGTTTACTGGAGTGGAGACCTGGGATGAACATACGGTTGCAGAAG CTCTTGGAGTTCAGCTAATGGAGTACAGACTGTTAATGGAGTTTAAACTGGAGGACCACACAGAGGCATTAGAGGCACTGCTGTGGGAGAGGAATGCT GAGAGGTTCTTCAGTGTTTCTGCTGTCGACGCTTCAGCAAAACAGGATGTGCAGGAGAGGATTCAGACTATCATGGACACACTTCAACCACAAGGAAGCAATATTG AAGAACGTCCGTTTCTGGATCTTTGTCTTTCCGTCTACACTGTGAAAGACAATGGCAGAAATCGAGTTTGCTACCAAATCACAGATACAAAAGTGAAAGAAGTTAACTAA